tatggttaaaaaataagtttattgaaGTTTTTAGGGTATTTATCAGATGTtaatttctaaaagaaaaaaaaagggttgaaaataatttttttttgttagaattcTACAAGCAAATGAAGCATTGTCTACCACTAGAAGgattatttatctttattttaatactATTTTATGAAATTGTGAAAACATGTACAAGTGTAATCAAATTTGTTAAAActgcaaaaacacaaaaaagagaatttattaaatctcCTGTAGATCTATATAGTAACATAGAATCAATTTTGTTTGAAGAAGACATCATGATAATGGTGAATTGACTGAGAGTGGGTTTGATAACTACTTTTTACTTGGTTGAGTGTGGTTTTTTGACcgattaaatattgatttagggttaaaaaataaatttatcaaagttttaaggtatttattagatgtttttttaaaaaaaattaaaaataatttaatataaatctcttgtaattattatattaataattacaaaatttaatctaaaattataaaaaaataaactctttaatttcaagttatttCCATTATATCTCTACGatgaaaacttaatttaatacACGCAATCTACAGAagatatccttaaaaaaaaaatgtgatggATGCAAATGGCACGTggtattgaaggaaaaaaaaaacaaaatgagagtAGGTAAAGCACCAATTATCTAGATGATGTGGAGAAGAGACAAAAATAACCGTTGGTCAGTGAGATTTTAGCGAGGACTTTATACAAAGTTACTTTTAGTAACCAACGTCTTACAAATTTTTCAATATGGTCcttatttgcttcttttttcttaataaatccTGTACGACCAATCCTGTAATATTGTAACTaattctcaaataattttaaaatcagaaGAGGTCTTAAAAGTTTAATCTACAATTAATAAAAACCTACCTCCATCTTAtgctcattattattatcaactgCCACTTGCACGGGgcaagaaattataataaaataaattgaaatccaacgttagaaaaattgttttgaaaacgtagttaatgttaatgttaacgttttaattcaaattaaaagggAGGTGAATTTACTTTtagagttaaattaaaaataattttttaacatgaaatattaatataattaattaaatctaattatggatgaataataaattgatgtaatataattattgattaacatgtttttatgaaacttaaaatcaatatcctagatggtaaaaatataatattttctttttagtttatattgtgAAAAGTTGAAGAGTCATGAATGAATCTAAGTAAAATGGTTTCGGGCTTAATTAAGCCACATGCATGTTTGTTTAAAAGACAACATATTGGATAGACTCAAGTAAATCCAAGTTAACCTTAGAAATTTGTAACCATAATCATAAGTTCATGATAACTCCACatataacaaatcaaaacaaattataaagtacaattttcaatcaaatcaatattgaatgataaaaataaaaataaaatcaatttagaaaaattaataaaaagacttgagttaacccgtcaaacctgtgACTCGAGTCATGTGGCTAAGATAATTCCATAGAAagtgaatcaaaataaattgtgaagcatgattattaatcaaatccaatgttaaaggatgaaaataaaaaaaaatcaatttaaaaaattacccaAATCAACATGAGTTAACCAATCAAACATATGATTTGagtcatgagattaaaataatattataaaaaataagttaaaaaaaattataaaacttatttctcaatcaataaaatatgaaaaaataaaattgagaaaaaaaagatcaattaaaaaaaaaatactgaatcAATCAGGTTAATTCATAAAACCTGCAACTCAAGTCATGATAAgattagaataattttataaaaataaattgaaataaattataaagttcagttcttaacaaattaaatattaaaaaaaataatttaaataaaaaataaatttaaaataaacagaaaaatactatttaaataaGTTGCACTTTGTGAGAGGGTGCAAACATCGCCTCTtttgttgtttaattaattaattacttaatgTTCTTCTAGCCAAAGTATAATCACTTGGACATccaaaattaagaaagaaatcaTTTCCTATCCGAAATATCTTCAAGGGACATCCGCATCCAGCTTCGGTACAAACCTTACAAAATTAACAAGCTCGGAGATGCTATTTATTCTTTGGCAGtagatttttagttttcaagCCATTATTGACTTGTGGATGCTCtttcgttttattttattttattttttaaaaaaaaacagcatccAAGTGCTGAAGGACCCGGTAACTGAAAATATTGGAGTTTTGTTATCCGAAAgatattctctctcttttttttaattttgttttggttttaatcCTAATTATATCATcgaatcaattttaatttatctcatGATGACTAAATAAGCCATTCATACTTCGATTGATTtattcgtaaaaaaaaaaatattcttgcaaGTTCAACCTCTACTTGATATAGCATGAGGAGCATACCCATATTTTAGGAATTATTGGATTATTGGTCTGCACTGCACGCCtggattgaattaattttttttaacatagaatagaaaaaatatccaaaatgtgttttataataaaaaaaattaatcatgactcaaaataaataaaatcaactcaagttaacttgtcaaatccgtGAATCGGGTCATGAGAATAGGATAattctatagaaagaaaataaaaaaaatattatgaagcctaattaaaaaaattcaattaaaacagaacccaagaaaataaatagagtcaaaaatccaattaaaaaagaacccaAGAAAATAAACAGGGTCAACTTGGGCAACTGGTCAAACCCACGTCCAAGTCATGACATCGagattatagaaagaaaaataaaaaataaaatcacgaAGCCTAATTTCTAACTAAcctaatgttaaaagataaaataaaataaaaattattagaaaaggcagctcaaaaaaataatctgtGTAAACTGCCTTAACTtgttatgagattgagataaattcatagaaaataattggaaaaaaaatctgacttttaataaatttaatattgaaggttgatatcgataaaaaaaattgaatgcatGAGATTGGTATATgacccaacataaaaaaaaattctaaaaataaaaataaaattgagtacaaggtgaaattaaaaaaaataaacaaaggcaaacataaaacacaaaacattagtgttttgttaatgttaataatattattaagccTCTAAAAATAGCAAGTAAATGGTTTAGAAGTGAAAAGAAGCAACAGGGCTTAACTACTAGTCAACGACTACAATGTTTTCCCATTCACTGTCCTTGCACAACAAATGATTTGTTTCTCCGAATATAAAATTTCCAGCCCTTTGGAATGCTAAATGGTTGCGAGTAACACAACGCagaattagagagagagagagaagaacatTAGGTAAGGTATACTGGAAAAGGACTTATCAAGATGATCAGGAAATTGGCCAGAGACGTGGAAAATAGCAAAATGACAGTAGGTGGCAATAGTCCCAAGCTACTCTATAAATCCAAGCTTGTTTCTGCTCATTTCCACACCTCAAACAATATTACAATGAAGAATATTTTGTTTCTACCCCTCTCCTTCCTTCTCTTGGCTTCCACATTGACACTGCTCCCTGAAGCAGTTCGTGCTTCAGGGAATCCAGTGCTTGACGTTAAAGGCTTGGGGCTTCTCCCTGGAGTTCCATATTACATGATTTCAAGTGAATGGCCGATTGTTGGTGGTGTTGTCAGCTTGGGCAACGACATAAACGGTACGTGCCCACTTGATGTTATTCTGCTGGAAAACTTTTGCGTTACAGGTACACCAGTAACATTTACGATTGCTAGTGGGGATCAGGAACTTTTTATCACAGATTCAACTGATTTATACATCAGTTTTGATAGCACCTCAAACTGCACTAACGAAACAATGGTGTGGATGCATGAAAGTAGTAATAGTTCATCAACTGAGCTTCTGACAATTGGTGGAGTTGAAGGTGATGTCAATACCATATTCAGGATTGTTAACGTGGGAGGCTCATTTGTGTCCAACTACAAGCTCGTTGCTTACAAGCTCTCTTCGTATGATCTAGCTCTTACTACTAGTGATGTTGGTGCTGTGTTCGACTTCACAACGGGGATTAGATACCTGGCTTTGACTGAACCGCCATTAATCGTTGGATTTCAAGTGGCTTATGATTATGATGGATTAAAAGCTGTTGTGTAATGCACTATATGTATCCATGTTGTAACCTTGGAATCCTTGTAATGATGTTACTGGGATTGAAAATAAACACGAGCTTGTCATTTATGATTGCATCTGGTATTGATGAAAAATTGGAAGATGTTCATTGAAATCTAGCAGGTAGCGATTTAAGTTGCCACAGCAAGCACTCATGGAGTCATGGGACAAGTAAACTTGAgcggaaaagagaaaaaaatcttgatCAAGTTTGAACGTTTGTTTCGAGCCCAACCTACGTTCAACAAAATTTACATTAAGTGCATGATCTAATTAAATATATCGATGTGGTTTTCATGTCTGAATATTAACaggatgttttttatatatatatattgatccaACAATATTACTTATCCATACCCTCCATGTTTGTTTGCGAGTCTCACCCTCctccattgttttatttatttatttataaaatgggTGTCCGGATCAGTTTGCGCACATCTCAACTAATTTCACaagccctaaagttaacgaccatataagcccCTAGTGACCATTATATTAGCAACTCAAGGTTCGAATCTAAGAccacaagaaaaacaaatccctTAATTTCACGCTTTTACCATTAAACCACCGACTATATGGTAGCACCTCCATTGTTTTATTACATAAGCATAGTACATTTTGCATTATTCTAGAACTTAACTAGTTATTCTAAACTAATACTCTTATATAACCAGGCTTGTAGaatatgtaaataaaatttaaaaataatttaatagttaaataaaaaattatatcttgataaaatttgaagataatttaataattaaataaaaaattataatttttttatcttgaaagttatgatttttttttatcaaaccaaTCACCCAGGtgatttaaatctatttttaggcTTAATCATGTCATTTCAATCCACAGACATTCTTGCAAAATTATTCTAGGAATCCAGTTATAGCATATCCACAATTTAATGATTAGAACTACTTGCGTCAATGTCATcgtgttatttaaaaatttaaatttattttttttattaaaaattaattttttatgtattttgaattattttgatgcgctaattttaaaaat
This genomic interval from Populus nigra chromosome 11, ddPopNigr1.1, whole genome shotgun sequence contains the following:
- the LOC133706176 gene encoding kunitz trypsin inhibitor 3-like, encoding MIRKLARDVENSKMTVGGNSPKLLYKSKLVSAHFHTSNNITMKNILFLPLSFLLLASTLTLLPEAVRASGNPVLDVKGLGLLPGVPYYMISSEWPIVGGVVSLGNDINGTCPLDVILLENFCVTGTPVTFTIASGDQELFITDSTDLYISFDSTSNCTNETMVWMHESSNSSSTELLTIGGVEGDVNTIFRIVNVGGSFVSNYKLVAYKLSSYDLALTTSDVGAVFDFTTGIRYLALTEPPLIVGFQVAYDYDGLKAVV